Proteins encoded in a region of the Fundulus heteroclitus isolate FHET01 chromosome 2, MU-UCD_Fhet_4.1, whole genome shotgun sequence genome:
- the dldh gene encoding dihydrolipoyl dehydrogenase, mitochondrial — protein sequence MQSCTQLYRSLATRSHHLPFKLHGATALSVRTYADKAEIDADVTVVGSGPGGYVAAIKAAQLGFKTVCVEKNATLGGTCLNVGCIPSKALLNNSHLYKMAHGKDFESRGIEISGISLNLEKMMAQKSGAVKALTGGIAHLFKQNKVTHVNGFGKISGKNQVTATAADGTQQVINTKNILIATGSEVTPFPGIQIDEESIVSSTGALSLNKVPEELIVIGAGVIGVELGSVWERLGSKVTAVEFLGHVGGMGIDMEISKNFQRILQKQGVKFKLSTKVMGATKRPDGKIDVAVEAATGGKNETLTCDVLLVCIGRRPFTANLGLETVGIELDNRGRIPVNNRFQTKVHGIYAIGDVIAGPMLAHKAEDEGIICVEGMAGGAVHIDYNCVPSVIYTHPEVAWVGKTEEQLKQEGIPYKVGKFPFAANSRAKTNADTDGLVKILSHKETDRMLGAHILGTGAGEMINEAALAMEYGASCEDIARVCHAHPTVSEAFREANLAASFGKAINF from the exons CGCAGTCACCATCTGCCCTTCAAGCTCCACGGTGCCACGGCGTTGTCGGTCAGAACGTACGCTGACAAAGCAGAAA TTGATGCAGACGTGACTGTGGTGGGTTCTGGTCCCGGCGGTTATGTCGCAGCCATCAAAGCAGCACAGCTTGGTTTTAAG ACGGTCTGTGTTGAGAAAAACGCCACACTGGGTGGGACCTGTCTCAATGTCGGCTGCATCCCTTCAAAG GCTCTGCTAAACAACTCCCACTTATACAAGATGGCACATGGCAAAGACTTTGAAAGCAGAGGCATTGAAA TCTCTGGGATCTCATTAAACCTGGAGAAGATGATGGCTCAGAAGAGCGGGGCAGTGAAGGCGCTGACTGGAGGAATTGCGCATCTCTTCAAACAGAACAAA GTAACCCACGTTAACGGTTTTGGCAAAATAAGCGGTAAAAACCAAGTCACCGCCACTGCAGCAGACGGCACCCAGCAGGTCATCAACACTAAGAACATCCTGATCGCCACAGGGTCAGAGGTCACCCCCTTTCCTGGTATCCAG attgaCGAGGAGTCTATCGTCTCGTCGACTGGAGCTCTGTCCCTAAACAAAGTGCCGGAGGAGCTGATTGTAATCGGAGCCGGCGTTATTGGAGTCGAGCTG GGGTCTGTGTGGGAGCGTCTGGGTTCTAAAGTGACGGCAGTGGAGTTCCTGGGCCACGTGGGCGGCATGGGCATCGACATGGAGATCTCCAAGAACTTCCAGCGCATCCTGCAGAAGCAGGGCGTCAAGTTCAAGCTAAGCACCAAAGTCATGGGAGCCACCAAGAGGCCCGACGGAAAGATCGACGTGGC AGTCGAGGCAGCAACTGGTGGGAAGAACGAGACCCTGACTTGTGACGTGCTGTTGGTCTGCATCGGCAGGCGGCCGTTCACCGCCAACTTGGGTCTGGAGACCGTTGGTATCGAGTTGGACAACAGAGGTCGTATACCCGTCAACAACCGCTTCCAGACGAAAGTACATGG CATTTATGCAATCGGTGATGTGATCGCTGGCCCAATGTTGGCCCACAAGGCTGAGGATGAGGGCATCATCTGCGTGGAAGGCATGGCTGGAGGTGCCGTGCACATAGACTACAACTGCGTTCCCTCCGTCATCTACACGCACCCTGAGGTGGCCTGGGTGGGCAAAACGGAGGAGCAGCTTAAGCAGGAG GGCATCCCATACAAAGTTGGCAAGTTTCCTTTTGCTGCCAACAGCCGAGCTAAGACCAACGCAGACACTGATGGCctagtgaagattctcagtcacaAGGAGACGGATAGGATGCTCGGAGCCCACATCCTTGGAACG GGAGCTGGAGAGATGATCAACGAAGCCGCGCTGGCCATGGAGTATGGTGCTTCCTGTGAGGACATCGCTCGGGTCTGCCACGCACATCCC ACCGTGTCGGAGGCGTTTAGAGAAGCCAACCTGGCAGCGTCGTTCGGCAAAGCCATCAACTTTTGA